A single window of Acidobacteriota bacterium DNA harbors:
- a CDS encoding sulfatase — translation MKMAALLFPLALFVFALSAISSQPVRKPNIVFILGDDLGYCDTGLYGCKDIPTPNINSIAKKGVLFTDGYVSAPVCSPSRAGLLTGRYQQRFGFEFNAGPLQRAINNQEMGLPLTEITLADVMKKAGYKTGMVGKWHLGMHEKFMPNQRGFDEYFGFLFGANSYVNPKGDGVKNAVAGGGEPDPAWPRNRLNPVYHNKTPVEEESYLTEAFAREAVAFIERHKNEPFFLYAPFNAPHTPLQATKKYLDRFPNIKDERRHVYAAMVSALDDGVGAILNKLRETDLEKDTLVVFVSDNGCATYTGACTNDPLRYGKLTHLEGGFRVPFAMQYPAKLKAGLVYDKAISSLDLFPTAVKLAGGELPKDRVYDGVNLMPYLLGTTKAAPHDVLCWRNSPNSAIRKGNWKMFMAADHIWLFDLSNDLSEQKNLAAQHPEIVEQLKKDFAHWEAQLRQPLWPCREAQGNWEVDGVKLKICI, via the coding sequence ATGAAGATGGCAGCTTTGTTGTTTCCACTGGCACTGTTTGTTTTTGCGTTATCAGCGATTTCATCGCAACCGGTGCGCAAACCAAACATCGTCTTTATTCTTGGTGACGATCTGGGGTATTGCGACACTGGCTTATACGGTTGCAAAGACATCCCGACGCCCAACATCAATTCGATTGCCAAAAAAGGCGTGCTGTTCACCGACGGATATGTCAGCGCACCAGTGTGCAGCCCTTCGCGCGCGGGATTGCTTACCGGTCGGTATCAGCAACGGTTTGGATTTGAATTCAACGCCGGGCCGTTGCAACGCGCCATCAACAACCAGGAAATGGGATTGCCGCTGACTGAAATCACGCTCGCGGATGTGATGAAAAAAGCGGGATATAAAACCGGCATGGTCGGCAAATGGCATCTGGGCATGCACGAAAAATTCATGCCGAACCAGCGCGGATTTGATGAATACTTTGGCTTCCTGTTTGGCGCGAACAGTTACGTCAATCCGAAGGGCGATGGTGTGAAAAATGCCGTGGCAGGCGGAGGCGAACCAGATCCGGCGTGGCCTCGCAACAGGCTGAATCCCGTTTATCACAACAAGACGCCCGTTGAAGAAGAGAGCTATCTGACCGAAGCTTTTGCCCGCGAAGCCGTCGCGTTTATCGAACGGCACAAGAACGAACCGTTCTTTTTATATGCTCCGTTCAATGCGCCGCACACGCCATTGCAGGCAACCAAAAAATATCTGGATCGGTTTCCCAACATCAAAGACGAACGTCGCCATGTCTACGCCGCCATGGTCAGCGCGCTCGACGACGGGGTCGGAGCCATCCTGAACAAGTTGCGCGAAACGGATTTGGAAAAAGATACGCTGGTGGTTTTCGTCAGCGACAACGGCTGCGCCACGTACACCGGAGCCTGCACGAACGACCCGCTGCGGTATGGCAAGCTGACGCATCTGGAAGGCGGATTCCGTGTGCCTTTCGCCATGCAGTATCCGGCAAAGCTGAAAGCCGGATTGGTTTACGACAAAGCGATCAGTTCACTGGATTTGTTTCCGACGGCTGTCAAACTGGCGGGCGGCGAACTGCCCAAAGATCGCGTGTACGATGGCGTAAATTTGATGCCTTACCTGTTGGGCACAACCAAAGCGGCGCCGCACGACGTGCTGTGCTGGCGCAACAGCCCGAATTCTGCGATTCGCAAAGGCAACTGGAAAATGTTCATGGCCGCCGATCACATCTGGCTGTTTGACCTGTCCAATGACCTCAGCGAACAGAAAAATCTGGCCGCCCAGCACCCTGAAATTGTCGAGCAATTGAAAAAAGACTTCGCTCATTGGGAAGCGCAATTGCGACAACCGCTCTGGCCCTGCCGCGAAGCCCAGGGCAATTGGGAAGTGGACGGCGTCAAACTGAAAATTTGTATTTAA
- the ftsH gene encoding ATP-dependent zinc metalloprotease FtsH produces MNSTVRQIIFWVVIIGGAILLYRFFSNTPGQQPVPLAYNELMAKVEKNEVATATVEREKVTGKLTDNRTYVTKIGGEESANTVAENMRKASGNIRVEYDNSTTSGMWVQALIMYSPFILIIAIWIFMLRQMQSGGNKALSFGKSRAKLLSNQQKRVTFKDVAGVDEAKEELQEIIEFLKEPQKFQKLGGRIPKGVLMMGPPGTGKTLLARAIAGEANVPFFSISGSDFVEMFVGVGASRVRDLFEQGKKNAPCIIFIDEIDAVGRHRGAGLGGGHDEREQTLNQLLVEMDGFESNDGVILVASTNRPDVLDPALLRPGRFDRRVVVNRPDVKGREGILAVHTRKIPLGDDVDISVIARGTPGFTGADLANLVNEAALNAARYNKKVVLMQDFEWAKDKVLMGSERKSAVMSEEEKKTTAYHEAGHTIVGLKVPNADPVHKVTIIPRGMALGLTQQLPEGDRYTHSLDYIEGSIAILMGGRLAEDIFLGKITTGASNDIERATELARRMVCEFGMSNLGPLTFGKKEEQIFLGREIAQHQDYSEDTAVRIDQEVKRIVMEQYERARQIILENRDAMERLAQELLQRETLDSVQIRRVVAGLPLDDDRPSPAPRPESDKPADKEPVLKPILPPITGGNPATA; encoded by the coding sequence TTGAACTCGACAGTAAGACAAATTATTTTTTGGGTGGTGATTATTGGTGGAGCGATTCTGCTCTATCGCTTCTTTAGCAACACACCGGGTCAGCAACCGGTGCCGTTGGCCTATAACGAACTGATGGCGAAAGTTGAAAAGAACGAAGTCGCTACAGCAACTGTGGAACGTGAAAAGGTCACCGGCAAACTCACGGACAATCGCACATACGTGACGAAAATCGGTGGCGAAGAAAGCGCGAATACCGTGGCTGAAAATATGCGCAAAGCCAGCGGCAATATTCGCGTGGAATATGACAATTCCACCACCAGTGGAATGTGGGTGCAGGCGCTGATTATGTATTCGCCCTTCATTCTGATTATTGCCATCTGGATTTTCATGCTGCGGCAGATGCAATCCGGCGGCAATAAGGCCCTCAGTTTCGGCAAGAGCCGCGCCAAACTGCTTTCCAACCAGCAAAAACGCGTAACATTCAAAGACGTCGCGGGCGTGGACGAAGCCAAGGAAGAGTTACAGGAAATCATTGAATTTTTGAAAGAGCCGCAGAAATTCCAGAAGCTTGGGGGCCGCATTCCGAAAGGCGTTTTGATGATGGGGCCTCCGGGTACGGGCAAAACCCTGCTTGCGCGTGCCATTGCTGGCGAAGCCAATGTTCCGTTTTTCTCTATTTCCGGTTCGGATTTCGTCGAAATGTTCGTCGGCGTTGGAGCAAGCCGCGTTCGGGATTTGTTTGAACAGGGTAAAAAGAACGCACCGTGCATCATCTTCATTGACGAAATTGATGCGGTTGGTCGTCACCGCGGAGCAGGACTTGGCGGTGGTCACGATGAACGAGAACAAACCTTGAACCAGTTGCTGGTTGAAATGGACGGCTTTGAATCGAATGACGGTGTGATTTTGGTTGCTTCGACCAACCGCCCGGACGTGCTCGATCCGGCACTGCTTCGTCCAGGACGATTTGATCGTCGCGTGGTCGTCAACCGTCCCGACGTGAAAGGCCGCGAAGGCATTTTGGCTGTTCACACGCGCAAGATTCCGCTCGGTGACGATGTGGATATTTCGGTCATCGCGCGCGGAACACCGGGCTTCACGGGCGCGGATTTGGCCAACTTGGTCAATGAAGCCGCGCTGAATGCCGCCCGCTACAACAAAAAAGTGGTTTTGATGCAGGATTTCGAATGGGCAAAAGACAAAGTGCTGATGGGTTCCGAACGCAAATCAGCCGTCATGTCCGAAGAAGAAAAGAAAACCACTGCTTACCACGAAGCCGGTCACACCATTGTCGGCCTGAAGGTTCCGAACGCTGATCCGGTTCACAAAGTGACGATCATTCCGCGCGGCATGGCGTTGGGATTGACCCAGCAATTGCCCGAAGGCGACCGCTACACGCACAGCCTGGATTACATCGAAGGTTCGATTGCCATTTTGATGGGCGGTCGTCTGGCCGAAGACATCTTCCTCGGCAAAATCACGACCGGCGCGTCGAATGATATTGAACGGGCGACGGAACTGGCGCGCCGTATGGTTTGCGAATTCGGTATGTCCAATCTGGGGCCGCTGACCTTTGGCAAAAAGGAAGAACAAATCTTCTTGGGCCGCGAAATCGCGCAGCACCAGGATTACAGCGAAGACACTGCGGTTCGTATTGACCAGGAAGTCAAACGTATCGTGATGGAGCAATACGAACGCGCCCGCCAGATCATTCTGGAAAACCGCGACGCAATGGAGCGGTTGGCGCAGGAACTGCTGCAACGCGAAACGTTGGATTCGGTGCAGATTCGTCGCGTCGTTGCTGGTTTGCCGCTGGATGACGACAGGCCATCACCTGCTCCAAGACCGGAATCTGACAAACCCGCTGACAAAGAACCGGTTCTGAAACCGATTCTGCCGCCAATCACCGGCGGCAATCCGGCGACAGCGTGA
- a CDS encoding esterase, giving the protein MRKLILVLLLLFSVKNSLASQLLDAKVETKLVPSPVEYAALLPDGYDTAKEPLPLLLFLHGGGGDKSFLARMRPTFDEMWKAGTLPPMVVATPSVARSFYMDYRDGSQKWETFLATEFLDHLRGKYKVSRERPGTLLFGISMGGMGGLRLAFKYPEKFAAVVAMEPGIDPVLKWKDLGSKYKFYRSQDLMETIFGKPFDEAYWEANNVATIATNRAEKLRAAHLGIYIEAGDEDMFYLHEATEFLHRILWDQKIPHEYHLVRGADHVGRTIRPRAMEGLAFLARILNPPPPDPEAEATRKRLEPLKKAVGAKP; this is encoded by the coding sequence ATGCGAAAACTGATTTTAGTTTTGTTGCTGTTGTTTTCTGTGAAGAACAGTCTGGCCAGCCAGCTTCTGGACGCCAAGGTTGAAACGAAACTCGTGCCCAGCCCGGTGGAATATGCCGCATTGTTGCCGGATGGATACGACACCGCGAAAGAGCCATTGCCGCTGCTGCTGTTTTTGCATGGCGGCGGAGGCGACAAAAGTTTTCTGGCGCGAATGCGCCCGACCTTCGACGAAATGTGGAAGGCGGGAACATTGCCGCCGATGGTAGTGGCGACGCCGAGCGTCGCGCGGTCGTTTTACATGGATTACCGGGACGGTTCGCAAAAGTGGGAAACATTCCTTGCCACTGAGTTTCTGGACCATTTGCGCGGCAAATACAAAGTTTCGCGCGAACGCCCGGGCACGTTGCTGTTCGGAATTTCAATGGGCGGAATGGGCGGGTTGCGATTGGCATTCAAATATCCCGAAAAGTTCGCGGCAGTGGTGGCCATGGAACCAGGGATTGACCCGGTGTTGAAATGGAAAGACCTCGGTTCAAAGTACAAGTTTTATCGCAGTCAGGATTTGATGGAAACCATCTTCGGCAAACCGTTCGATGAAGCATATTGGGAAGCCAACAACGTCGCCACGATTGCCACCAACCGAGCCGAAAAACTGCGCGCGGCGCACTTGGGCATTTACATCGAAGCCGGCGACGAAGACATGTTTTACCTGCACGAAGCGACGGAGTTTTTGCATCGCATTTTGTGGGATCAGAAAATTCCGCACGAATATCATCTGGTTCGCGGAGCCGACCACGTCGGGCGGACGATTCGCCCGCGCGCAATGGAAGGCCTGGCGTTTCTGGCGCGGATATTGAATCCGCCGCCGCCCGACCCGGAAGCCGAAGCCACACGCAAACGGCTGGAACCGTTGAAAAAGGCTGTGGGAGCAAAACCCTGA
- the tilS gene encoding tRNA lysidine(34) synthetase TilS: MNRKLDCDDNVTRLEQKLKAELRRLGVMKSVSLVVAVSGGADSVSLLDGCIRLKQRGKLPAKIFAAHLNHQLRGEESDDDENFVRRLAIERGVECLIERIAVADFAKAEQQNLEATARRLRYEFLKRAAETFGADFVCTAHTLDDQAETMLMRLLRGAGAEGLRGIHASAELSESTKLIRPLLTTTRTEVLSHCAQYTLDFRQDSSNLLPEMTRNRIRLELIPLLKSFNRRSNEAIIRGMGLIAADDDYLKQVSEKVLAASRVGEGLNAKLLAQHHPAILRRVLRLWLEQSRGSLLRIEAVHISALESLVLRPEGGRIIELPGKWQVRRKSGVLEIACGQDIPQQP, translated from the coding sequence TTGAATCGCAAACTGGATTGTGACGATAACGTGACCAGGCTGGAACAAAAACTCAAAGCAGAATTGCGGCGATTGGGCGTGATGAAAAGCGTTTCGCTGGTTGTGGCGGTTTCAGGCGGAGCGGATTCGGTTTCGTTGCTGGATGGTTGCATCCGATTGAAACAGCGCGGAAAGCTGCCCGCCAAAATTTTTGCTGCGCATCTGAATCATCAATTGCGCGGCGAAGAGTCCGATGACGATGAAAATTTTGTGCGGCGGCTGGCGATTGAACGCGGCGTTGAATGTTTGATTGAGCGAATCGCGGTCGCTGATTTTGCCAAAGCTGAACAGCAAAATTTGGAAGCGACGGCGCGACGACTTCGTTATGAATTTTTGAAACGAGCGGCGGAAACGTTTGGAGCTGATTTCGTCTGCACAGCGCATACGCTGGATGATCAGGCGGAAACCATGTTGATGCGTTTGCTGCGCGGAGCCGGAGCCGAAGGATTGCGCGGTATTCATGCAAGCGCCGAGTTGAGTGAATCCACGAAACTGATTCGTCCATTATTGACGACCACTCGCACAGAAGTTCTATCGCACTGTGCACAATACACACTGGATTTTCGGCAGGACAGTTCAAATTTGTTGCCGGAAATGACGCGAAACCGAATCCGGCTTGAGTTGATTCCCCTGCTGAAAAGTTTTAATCGGCGTAGCAATGAAGCAATTATTAGGGGGATGGGGTTGATCGCCGCGGATGACGATTATCTGAAACAGGTTTCTGAGAAAGTTCTGGCCGCCTCTCGCGTGGGCGAAGGCCTGAACGCCAAGCTGCTGGCCCAACATCACCCGGCAATTTTACGACGAGTTCTCCGATTGTGGCTGGAACAATCGCGCGGCAGCCTGCTGAGGATCGAAGCGGTTCATATTTCTGCGCTGGAATCGCTTGTTTTGCGCCCGGAAGGAGGCCGAATCATTGAATTGCCTGGAAAATGGCAAGTTCGGCGCAAATCCGGCGTTCTTGAAATTGCATGCGGACAAGACATTCCCCAGCAACCATAA